The Rhinoraja longicauda isolate Sanriku21f chromosome 19, sRhiLon1.1, whole genome shotgun sequence genome includes a window with the following:
- the LOC144602995 gene encoding putative G-protein coupled receptor 139: MAVADLMILIFHTVLYQIINGYFPYSIFNYTSVCKVVLTLHFVSLDCSVWLTVAFTFDRYVAICHQSLRARYCTERNATVVIMVVLCSSIVENIPYYFIYEPREVIDNVEWACYVKSSFYTTHIWTVFLWVETILAPFAPYVLILLLNSLTIRLIVLSNRVRSGLRGNKSTAKNTDLETENRRKSIVLLLAISGSFILLWMVNLICFISVQFTDAQFLEANYDDPFTIAELSGYMLKFFSSCTNTFIYALSQRKFREELKNVITYPMVLVAKVISHIK, translated from the coding sequence ATGGCAGTCGCTGACTTAATGATTCTTATATTTCACACGGTCTTATACCAGATAATCAATGGTTATTTCCCATATTCGATCTTCAATTACACTTCAGTTTGTAAAGTTGTTTTGACCTTACATTTCGTTTCCCTTGACTGCTCCGTCTGGTTAACTGTggctttcaccttcgatcgataCGTTGCTATTTGCCACCAATCCTTGCGAGCAAGATATTGCACTGAAAGGAATGCGACTGTGGTTATAATGGTGGTGCTTTGCTCGAGTATTGTAGAAAACATCCCATACTATTTCATATATGAACCTCGGGAGGTTATTGATAACGTGGAGTGGGCGTGCTATGTAAAATCCAGCTTCTACACAACACACATTTGGACAGTTTTTCTGTGGGTGGAAACTATATTGGCCCCATTTGCACCCTACGTGTTGATCTTGCTACTAAATTCCCTGACGATCAGGCTCATTGTACTGTCTAATCGAGTGAGGAGCGGACTACGAGGAAACAAAAGTACTGCGAAAAACACAGACCTAGAGACGGAGAACCGAAGGAAATCCATAGTCTTGCTTCTGGCCATATCAGGcagtttcatcctcctgtggatggttaatttaatatgtttcataTCCGTGCAGTTCACTGACGCGCAATTTCTGGAGGCAAATTACGATGACCCCTTCACCATTGCGGAGTTATCGGGGTATATGCTGAAGTTTTTCAGTTCTTGCACCAACACTTTTATTTATGCTTTGTCCCAGAGAAAATTTAGAGAGGAACTGAAAAATGTGATCACATACCCCATGGTTCTTGTTGCTAAAGTAATCAGCCACATTAAATGA
- the LOC144602569 gene encoding putative G-protein coupled receptor 139, producing MAVADLMVLTFHVILYQIINGYFPYSFFNYTSVCKVNLTLLFVSLDCSVWLTVAFTFDRYVAICHQSLRPRYCTERNATVAIVVVLCSSVVENIPYYFIYEPREVIGNVEWACYVKSSFYTTHIWTVFLWVETILAPFAPYVLILLLNSLTIRHIILANRVRSGLRGNSSTAKNTDPETENRRKSIVLLLAISGSFILLWMVNLICFICVQFTDTQFLEANYNEPFTIAELSGYMLKFLSSCTNTFIYAVSQRKFREELKNVIKLPVVLVAKVAEYIK from the coding sequence ATGGCAGTCGCTGACTTAATGGTTCTTACATTTCATGTGATCTTATACCAGATAATTAATGGTTATTTCCCATATTCGTTCTTCAATTACACTTCGGTTTGTAAAGTTAATCTCACTTTACTTTTCGTTTCCCTTGACTGCTCCGTCTGGCTAACTGTGGCTTTCACTTTCGATCGATACGTTGCTATTTGCCACCAATCCTTACGACCAAGATATTGCACTGAAAGGAATGCGACTGTGGCTATAGTGGTGGTGCTTTGCTCCAGCGTTGTAGAAAACATCCCATACTATTTCATATATGAACCTCGGGAGGTTATTGGTAACGTGGAGTGGGCGTGCTATGTAAAATCAAGCTTCTACACAACACACATTTGGACAGTTTTTCTGTGGGTGGAAACGATATTGGCCCCATTTGCACCCTACGTGTTGATATTGCTTCTAAATTCCCTGACCATCAGACACATTATACTGGCTAATCGAGTGAGGAGCGGTCTACGAGGAAACAGCAGCACTGCGAAAAACACAGACCCGGAGACGGAGAATCGTAGGAAATCCATAGTCTTGCTGCTGGCCATATCCGGCAGTTTCATCCTCTTGTGGATGGTTAATTTAATTTGTTTCATATGCGTACAATTCACTGACACACAATTTTTGGAAGCAAATTACAACGAGCCGTTCACCATTGCGGAACTCTCGGGATACATGCTGAAGTTTTTGAGTTCTTGCACGAACACCTTTATTTATGCTGTGTCTCAGAGAAAATTCAGAGAAGAATTGAAAAATGTAATCAAATTACCTGTGGTTCTTGTCGCTAAAGTAGCCGAGTATATTAAATGA